One Loxodonta africana isolate mLoxAfr1 chromosome 15, mLoxAfr1.hap2, whole genome shotgun sequence genomic window carries:
- the LOC111752650 gene encoding LOW QUALITY PROTEIN: olfactory receptor 8A1 (The sequence of the model RefSeq protein was modified relative to this genomic sequence to represent the inferred CDS: inserted 1 base in 1 codon; deleted 3 bases in 2 codons) yields MPAENHSTVTEFILGGLTNWPELQLSLFFLFLGIYMVTMVGNLGMITLICLNSQLQTPMCYFLSNLSFVDMCYSSVIIPKMLVNFVSEKNSISYAGFLLQLYFFLVFVIAECYMLAVMAYNCSVAIHSPLLYNIIMSKKICSLLVAVAYLKGLIGSTVGTTLILKLSYCEIFYCESLISHYFCDILPLMKLSCSSTYDIELTVLFLAGFNIIVTSSTVLFSYAFILSSILHISSTKGGSKAFSTCSSHLTAVGMFYGSSAFMYLKPSTASSLAQENVACVFYTTVIPMLKXSVRTKEVKASMQKTLRRKLS; encoded by the exons ATGCCTGCAGAAAATCACTCTACTGTGACAGAGTTCATTCTAGGAGGATTAACAAATTGGCCAGAGCTCcagctctctctcttcttcctctttctagGGATCTACATGGTCACCATGGTAGGGAACCTGGGCATGATT ACACTCATTTGTCTGAATTCCCAGCTTCAAACCCCCATGTGCTACTTCCTCAGCAATTTGTCATTTGTAGATATGTGCTACTCCTCTGTCATTATTCCTaaaatgctggtgaactttgtgtcagagaagaacagcatatCTTATGCGGGATTCTTGTTACAGCTCtactttttccttgtttttgtcatTGCCGAGTGTTACATGCTGGCAGTGATGGCCTACAACTGCTCTGTTGCCATCCACAGCCCTTTGCTTTATAACATCATTATGTC aaaaaaaatctgctcctTGCTAGTGGCTGTGGCCTACCTCAAGGGGCTCATTGGCTCAACAGTAGGAACCACCCTCATATTAAAACTGTCCTAttgtgagattttt tattgtgagagCCTCATCAGTCATTACTTCTGTGACATCCTTCCTCTCATGAAGCTCTCCTGCTCTAGCACCTATGACATTGAGCTCACAGTTCTCTTTTTGGCTGGATTCAACATCATAGTCACCAGTTCAACAGTCCTTTTCTCTTATGCCTTCATCCTCTCCAGCATCCTCCATATCAGCAGCACAAAGGGCGGGTCCAAAGCCTTCAGCACCTGCAGTTCCCACCTTACAGCTGTGGGAATGTTCTATGGATCTAGTGCATTCATGTATCTAAAACCTTCCACAGCCAGTTCTTTGGCCCAGGAGAATGTGGCCTGTGTATTTTACACCACAGTGATCCCGATGCTGA ACTCTGTGAGGACCAAGGAGGTGAAGGCTTCCATGCAGAAAACACTGAGAAGAAAACTGTCTTGA
- the LOC100665144 gene encoding olfactory receptor 8B12-like, with amino-acid sequence MTTKNSSVTEFILSGLVDQPGLQIPLFFLFLCFYVITVVWNLGLITLIGLNSHLHTPMYFFLFNLSLIDFCYSTTITPKMLMSFVSKKNIILHAGCMTQLFFLCFFVISESFILSAMAYDRYVAICKPLVYTVMMSPQVCFLLLLGVYVMGCSGAVAHTGSIVSLTFCADNLVNHFMCDILPLLELSCNSTYVNELVVFIVAAIVIGVPIVTIFISYTLILSSILHISSTEGRSKAFRTCSSHIIVVSLFFGSGAFMYLKPPSLLPLDQGKVSSLFYTIVVPLLNPLIYSLRNKDVKIALRKTLRRKTFF; translated from the coding sequence ATGACAACCAAGAACTCTTCTGTGACAGAGTTTATTCTTTCAGGCTTAGTGGACCAGCCGGGACTCCAGatccctctcttcttcctgttCCTCTGCTTCTATGTGATCACTGTGGTGTGGAACCTGGGCTTGATTACTCTGATTGGACTGAACTCTCAcctgcacacacccatgtacttttttctctttaacCTCTCTTTAATAGATTTCTGTTACTCCACTACCATCACCCCCAAAATGCTGATGAGTTTCGTCTCAAAGAAGAACATCATCTTGCACGCAGGGTGTATGACTCAGCTGTTTTTCCTGTGCTTCTTCGTTATCTCTGAGTCCTTCATTCTGTCAGCAATGGCATATGATCgctatgttgccatctgtaaACCATTGGTGTACACTGTCATGATGTCTCCACAGGTCTGTTTTCTGCTTTTGTTAGGTGTCTATGTGATGGGGTGTTCGGGGGCCGTGGCCCATACAGGAAGTATAGTGAGTCTGACTTTCTGTGCTGACAACCTTGTcaatcatttcatgtgtgacatcCTTCCTCTCCTTGAGCTCTCCTGCAATAGCACCTATGTGAATGAGCTGGTGgtattcattgttgcagccattgtcatTGGAGTGCCCATTGTCACCATCTTCATCTCTTATACTCTAATACTGTCTAGCATTCTCCATATTAGCTCCACTGAAGGCAGGTCCAAAGCCTTTCGTACCTGCAGCTCCCACATAATTgtggtttctcttttctttgggTCTGGGGCTTTCATGTATCTCAAACCACCTTCCCTTTTGCCTCTTGACCAAGGGAAGGTGTCCTCTCTGTTCTATACCATTGTGGTGCCTCTGTTAAACCCATTAATCTATAGCTTGAGGAACAAGGATGTCAAAATTGCCCTGAGGAAAACcttaagaagaaaaacatttttttga
- the LOC100665430 gene encoding olfactory receptor 8A1, whose translation MPAENHSTVTEFFLGGLTNRPELQLPLFFLFLGIYMVTMVGNLGMITLICLNSQLHTPMYYFLSNLSFVDMCYSSVITPKMLVKFVSEKNSISYAGCMSQLYFFLVFVIAECYMLTVMAYDRYVAICNPLLYNLTMSHQICSLLVAAVYVMGLIGSTIETGLMLKLSYCESLISHYFCDILPLMKLSCSSTYDIELTVFFVAGFNILVTSFTVLVSYAFILSSILHISSTEGRSKAFSTFSSHLTAVGIFYGPTAFMYLKPSTTSSLAQENVASVFYTTVIPMLNPLIYSVRNKEVKAAMQKTLRRKLS comes from the coding sequence ATGCCTGCAGAAAACCACTCTACTGTGACAGAATTCTTTCTCGGAGGATTAACAAATCGGCCAGAGCTTCagctccctctcttcttcctctttctagGGATCTACATGGTCACCATGGTGGGGAACCTGGGCATGATCACGCTCATTTGTCTGAATTCCCAGcttcacacccccatgtactactTCCTCAGCAATTTGTCATTTGTAGATATGTGCTACTCCTCTGTCATTACTCCTAAAATGCTGGTGAAatttgtgtcagagaagaacagcatatCTTATGCAGGGTGCATGTCACAACTCtactttttccttgtttttgtcatTGCCGAGTGTTACATGCTGACGGTGATGGCCTACGACCGCTATGTTGCCATCTGCAACCCTTTGCTTTATAACCTCACTATGTCACATCAAATCTGCTCCTTGCTAGTGGCTGCGGTCTACGTCATGGGGCTCATTGGCTCAACAATAGAGACTGGCCTCATGTTAAAACTGTCCTATTGTGAGAGCCTCATCAGTCATTATTTCTGTGACATCCTCCCTCTCATGAAGCTCTCCTGCTCCAGCACCTATGATATTGAGCTCACAGTTTTCTTTGTGGCCGGATTCAACATCTTAGTCACTAGTTTTACAGTCCTTGTCTCCTATGCCTTCATCCTCTCCAGCATCCTCCATATCAGCAGCACAGAGGGCAGGTCCAAAGCCTTCAGCACTTTTAGCTCCCACCTTACAGCGGTGGGAATATTCTATGGGCCTACTGCATTCATGTATCTAAAACCTTCCACAACCAGTTCCTTGGCCCAGGAGAATGTGGCCTCTGTGTTCTACACCACAGTGATCCCCATGCTGAATCCCCTAATTTACAGTGTGAGGAACAAGGAGGTGAAGGCTGCCATGCAGAAAACACTGAGAAGAAAACTGTCTTGA